The proteins below are encoded in one region of Pseudomonas putida NBRC 14164:
- a CDS encoding type II and III secretion system protein family protein produces the protein MRSSFLRQACCTGLLAALLPQAQAAGKGCEAISQLPSVIEIDQGLQQELRLPLAISRVAVGEPKVADVQASGERGVVITAVGQGNTTLMLWTACAPSPHRAMVFVKGRASADMAEDSFLPSQDAQLISQVQADIRFVEVRRTKYKEAGARLFFKGSNNSLIGSPGTVPGTSVSPGSVPNVTPSIPLDDTVFNIVWGGGSSRFLAMINALENSGFAYTLARPSLTVLSGQTASFLAGGEIPIPVPSAGSDNVSIEYKEFGVRLALTPTVISQGRITLKVAPEVSELDYSNVVTIAGTQVPGLTVRRTDTSIALADGESFIISGLVSNNTRSAVDRLPGLGSLPVLGAFFRNSAMRREETELLMIVTPHLVQPLAANARLPQLPGENLRTYDPSWGRLFFLENGNFDGQGGLSQ, from the coding sequence ATGCGTAGTTCCTTTTTGAGACAAGCATGTTGTACCGGGCTGCTGGCCGCGCTGTTGCCCCAGGCGCAGGCGGCGGGCAAAGGCTGCGAAGCGATCAGTCAGCTGCCGTCGGTCATCGAGATAGACCAGGGCCTGCAGCAGGAACTACGCCTGCCGCTGGCGATCAGCCGGGTTGCCGTGGGTGAGCCGAAGGTGGCCGATGTGCAGGCCAGCGGCGAGCGCGGCGTGGTAATTACCGCGGTGGGCCAAGGCAACACCACCCTGATGCTGTGGACGGCATGCGCCCCGTCACCGCACCGGGCCATGGTATTCGTCAAAGGCCGGGCCAGTGCCGACATGGCCGAAGACAGTTTTTTGCCGTCGCAGGATGCGCAACTGATAAGCCAGGTGCAGGCCGACATCCGCTTCGTGGAAGTACGCCGCACCAAATACAAGGAGGCCGGTGCACGGTTGTTCTTCAAAGGCTCCAACAATAGCCTGATCGGCTCGCCGGGCACCGTGCCCGGCACGTCCGTCAGCCCCGGTTCGGTCCCCAACGTAACCCCGTCGATCCCCCTCGACGACACCGTCTTCAACATCGTCTGGGGCGGCGGCAGCAGCCGCTTCCTGGCCATGATCAACGCCCTGGAAAACAGCGGCTTCGCCTACACCCTGGCGCGCCCCAGCCTGACCGTGCTCAGCGGCCAGACTGCGAGCTTCCTGGCGGGCGGCGAAATCCCGATCCCGGTGCCCAGCGCGGGCAGCGACAACGTGTCGATCGAATACAAGGAATTTGGCGTACGCCTGGCGCTGACACCAACCGTCATCAGCCAGGGCAGGATCACCCTCAAGGTGGCGCCGGAAGTCAGCGAGCTGGACTACAGCAACGTGGTGACCATCGCCGGCACGCAGGTGCCGGGTTTGACGGTAAGGCGCACCGACACCAGCATTGCCCTGGCCGATGGCGAGAGCTTCATCATCAGCGGCCTGGTCAGCAACAACACCCGTTCCGCCGTAGACCGCCTGCCTGGCCTGGGTAGCCTGCCGGTACTGGGCGCGTTCTTCCGCAACTCGGCCATGCGCCGCGAAGAAACCGAACTGCTGATGATCGTTACCCCGCACCTGGTCCAGCCGCTGGCCGCCAACGCCCGGCTGCCGCAACTGCCGGGCGAGAACCTGCGCACCTACGACCCCAGCTGGGGGCGCCTGTTCTTCCTGGAGAACGGCAACTTCGATGGCCAAGGCGGGTTATCCCAATGA
- a CDS encoding prepilin peptidase: MHSLAVLVWLALCAGQDARERQISNVLTLGVAACALAWLLATGHSWLGAKGSDAALAFVIVLLLTLPGYMLGQFGAGDVKLLGALALATSVDHVLGTFIGAGVALVAWQMMRRRARQPGEKRPFAPFLLAGFAVSLAWL; this comes from the coding sequence ATACACAGCCTTGCAGTGCTTGTCTGGCTTGCGTTGTGCGCCGGTCAGGATGCCCGGGAGCGGCAGATTTCCAATGTCCTTACGCTCGGTGTTGCCGCCTGTGCGCTGGCCTGGTTGCTGGCCACCGGGCACAGCTGGCTAGGTGCCAAGGGCAGCGATGCGGCACTGGCTTTCGTCATCGTTTTGCTACTGACGCTGCCTGGCTACATGCTCGGCCAGTTCGGGGCTGGGGACGTCAAGCTGCTTGGCGCGCTGGCGCTGGCTACCAGCGTGGACCACGTTCTCGGTACCTTCATTGGTGCCGGAGTGGCACTGGTGGCATGGCAGATGATGCGGCGCAGGGCACGCCAGCCGGGGGAGAAGAGGCCGTTTGCGCCTTTTTTGCTGGCCGGTTTTGCCGTTTCGCTTGCCTGGCTTTGA
- a CDS encoding response regulator: protein MQNASSRQQILLVDDEQDVLLELAELLENEGFACLTATSVQAALQQLTRHPDVALVITDLRMPEESGIGLIRRMREHTARLHLPVIVMSGQADLDDVSELLHLQVVDFFRKPLYHKRLLTTLENLFPVPRLRVVN from the coding sequence ATGCAGAACGCCTCCTCGCGCCAGCAGATCCTTTTGGTGGATGACGAGCAGGACGTTCTGCTGGAGCTGGCCGAACTTTTAGAGAACGAAGGCTTCGCCTGCCTGACCGCGACATCGGTACAGGCTGCCTTGCAACAGCTTACCCGTCATCCGGACGTTGCCCTGGTGATCACCGACCTGCGTATGCCCGAGGAAAGCGGCATCGGTTTGATCAGGCGCATGCGCGAGCATACGGCCCGGCTGCACCTGCCGGTGATTGTCATGTCCGGGCAGGCCGACCTGGATGATGTCAGCGAACTGCTGCACCTGCAGGTGGTGGATTTTTTTCGCAAGCCGCTTTATCACAAGCGTTTGCTGACAACCCTGGAGAACCTGTTCCCCGTGCCAAGGCTGAGGGTAGTGAATTGA
- the fecA gene encoding TonB-dependent Fe(3+) dicitrate receptor FecA, whose protein sequence is MPLRPSPLLHALLLTTTLGLAMPAAHAETRSYHIAAGSLEDALNQFGRESGALISFGSQLTQGISTQGLDGQYDVRQGLDALLRGSGLQVRQETDNAFSLQPIGSPVAGAPVELGASTVVGDWLAEAQQDNVFEHPGARDVVRREEFERSGATTAREVLNRIPGVNAPDNNGTGSHDLALNFGIRGLNPRLASRSTVLMDGIPVPFAPYGQPQLSLAPLSMGNMDAVDVVRGGGAVRYGPQNVGGIVNFVTRAIPEQATFKAAMQNQISPSSSHDGFKNSANLLVGGTNDNGLGGALLYSGTRGGDWREHSDTQIDDLILKGKLQLDEANSLHAMAQYYEGEADMPGGLSTADFAADPYQSTRLKDKFWGRRTLFNFGYDYKQDDRQFSVNSFFTKTLRSGYLDQGSFVSLSPREYWVRGIETRFSQGLALGDSWHELGVGYRYVNEAGHELRFREPVNGNLPTTASRNDRDTRGSTEAHAIYLDDRIDIGRWTITPGVRYEMIDSEQSNKLNGQRYQGSYNTALPALNVMYHLTDSWNLYANTEGSFGSVQYSQMPNRVSSGEVKPEKARTWEVGTRYDNGDLQAEIGAFLINFDNQYESNQTNDSVIARGETRHQGIETSVRYALDGLSPALAGFDVHASYAFVDATIREDGPNKGNQVPFSSRHKGNLGVGYTDGPWQLNLDGSFQSSQYADNANTGTESADGSTGRIPGYMLVSTRAGYDFGAQLSNLKVAVGVKNLFNREYYTRSYDDNNKGKYVGEPRTLYVQTSVEF, encoded by the coding sequence ATGCCGTTGCGCCCCAGCCCCCTCCTCCACGCCCTGCTGCTCACCACCACGCTCGGCCTGGCCATGCCCGCCGCCCATGCCGAAACCCGCAGCTACCATATCGCCGCCGGCTCGCTTGAAGACGCACTCAACCAGTTTGGCCGCGAAAGCGGTGCGTTGATTTCGTTCGGCTCGCAACTGACCCAAGGCATCAGCACCCAGGGGCTGGACGGCCAGTACGATGTGCGCCAAGGCCTCGACGCGTTGCTGCGCGGCAGCGGCCTGCAGGTGCGGCAGGAAACCGACAATGCCTTCAGCTTGCAGCCAATCGGTAGCCCCGTTGCTGGCGCCCCGGTCGAGCTCGGCGCTTCCACCGTGGTCGGCGACTGGCTGGCAGAAGCGCAGCAGGACAATGTGTTCGAGCACCCAGGCGCCCGCGACGTGGTACGCCGTGAAGAGTTCGAGCGCAGCGGCGCGACCACCGCCCGCGAAGTGCTCAACCGCATCCCCGGGGTGAATGCCCCCGACAACAACGGCACCGGCAGCCACGACCTGGCGCTCAACTTCGGCATTCGCGGCCTCAACCCGCGCCTGGCGTCGCGTTCGACCGTGCTGATGGATGGCATCCCGGTGCCGTTCGCCCCGTATGGCCAGCCGCAGCTGTCGCTGGCACCGCTGAGCATGGGCAACATGGACGCCGTGGATGTGGTGCGCGGTGGCGGCGCGGTGCGCTACGGCCCGCAGAACGTCGGCGGCATCGTCAACTTCGTCACCCGGGCGATCCCCGAGCAGGCCACCTTCAAGGCCGCCATGCAAAACCAGATCAGTCCCTCCTCCAGCCACGACGGCTTCAAGAACAGCGCCAACCTGCTGGTCGGCGGTACCAACGACAACGGCCTGGGCGGCGCACTGCTGTACTCCGGCACCCGTGGTGGCGACTGGCGGGAACACAGCGACACGCAGATCGACGACCTGATCCTCAAGGGCAAGCTGCAACTGGATGAAGCCAACAGCCTGCATGCCATGGCCCAGTACTACGAGGGCGAGGCCGACATGCCCGGTGGCCTGAGCACCGCCGACTTCGCTGCCGACCCGTACCAGTCGACGCGCCTGAAGGACAAGTTCTGGGGCCGCCGCACGCTGTTCAACTTCGGCTACGACTACAAGCAGGACGACCGCCAGTTCAGCGTCAACAGCTTCTTCACCAAGACCCTGCGCAGCGGCTACCTGGACCAGGGCAGCTTCGTTTCGCTGTCGCCACGCGAGTACTGGGTGCGCGGCATCGAAACCCGCTTCTCGCAGGGCCTGGCGCTGGGCGATAGCTGGCACGAACTGGGCGTTGGCTATCGGTATGTCAACGAAGCCGGCCACGAATTGCGCTTCCGCGAGCCGGTGAACGGCAACCTGCCGACCACTGCCAGCCGCAACGACCGCGACACCCGTGGTAGCACCGAAGCCCACGCCATCTACCTGGATGACCGCATCGACATCGGCCGCTGGACCATCACCCCGGGCGTGCGCTACGAGATGATCGACTCCGAGCAGAGCAACAAGCTCAACGGCCAGCGCTACCAGGGCAGCTACAACACCGCGCTGCCGGCGCTCAACGTGATGTACCACCTGACCGACAGCTGGAACCTGTACGCCAACACCGAGGGCTCGTTCGGCAGCGTGCAGTACAGCCAGATGCCCAACCGCGTCAGCAGCGGCGAGGTAAAACCGGAGAAGGCACGCACCTGGGAAGTCGGCACCCGCTACGACAACGGCGACCTGCAGGCCGAGATTGGCGCGTTCCTGATCAACTTCGACAACCAGTACGAAAGCAACCAGACCAACGACTCGGTAATTGCCCGCGGCGAAACCCGTCACCAGGGTATCGAAACCAGCGTCCGCTATGCGCTGGATGGCCTGAGCCCGGCCCTGGCCGGCTTCGATGTGCACGCCAGCTATGCGTTCGTTGACGCCACCATCCGCGAGGACGGGCCGAACAAAGGGAACCAGGTGCCGTTCTCGTCGCGGCACAAGGGCAACCTGGGCGTGGGCTACACCGATGGCCCTTGGCAGCTGAACCTGGACGGCAGCTTCCAGAGCAGCCAGTACGCCGACAACGCCAACACCGGCACCGAAAGCGCCGATGGCAGCACCGGGCGCATTCCGGGTTACATGCTGGTCAGCACCCGCGCCGGGTACGATTTTGGCGCGCAGCTGTCGAACCTGAAGGTGGCGGTGGGCGTGAAGAACCTGTTCAACCGCGAGTACTACACGCGCTCCTACGATGACAACAACAAGGGCAAGTACGTGGGTGAGCCGCGAACGCTGTATGTGCAGACGTCAGTGGAGTTCTGA
- a CDS encoding CpaF family protein, translating to MSNDQPFGGPQHASGDPYALKRALHRFAIDAIEDSGRNLLEGARPALTQFVLEQVGDYVARLRLAMSRYEMERLAEELVDELTGFGPLEVLLRDPTVTEILVNGPHRVFVERAGLLQQTDLRFIDAHHVERVMQRILAPLGRRLDESSPMVDARMPDGSRVNAIIPPVALDGPCLSIRKFRQDMLKSADLLATRAIDQHIFDFFERAVGKRCNILVSGGTGTGKTTLLNILSQMIAPRERLVTIEDVAELNLHHPHVVRLETRPPNAEGHGEVKASELIRNALRMRPDRIILGEIRGSEVLDVLTAMNTGHDGSMSTVHANTAQDALLRLETLVGLSGRQIAEKTMRQMVCAALDVVIQLTRLPDGRRCVSEVLEVVGVRDEVYVTNTLFRLDRRGGDTFLREAPNPAGSKLHAEGLL from the coding sequence ATGAGCAATGACCAACCCTTTGGTGGCCCGCAACACGCCTCCGGCGACCCCTACGCGCTAAAGCGTGCACTGCACCGCTTTGCCATCGACGCCATCGAGGACAGCGGCCGCAACCTGCTCGAAGGCGCCCGTCCAGCGCTGACCCAGTTCGTGCTGGAGCAGGTGGGCGACTACGTCGCGCGGCTACGCCTGGCCATGTCGCGCTACGAAATGGAGCGCCTGGCCGAAGAGCTGGTGGATGAGCTGACCGGTTTCGGCCCGCTGGAAGTGTTGCTGCGTGACCCCACCGTCACGGAAATCCTGGTCAACGGGCCGCACCGGGTGTTCGTCGAACGGGCGGGCCTGTTGCAGCAAACCGACCTGCGCTTTATCGACGCCCACCATGTGGAGCGGGTGATGCAGCGCATCCTCGCCCCGCTTGGCCGGCGCCTGGATGAATCCTCGCCAATGGTCGACGCGCGCATGCCCGATGGCAGCCGGGTGAATGCGATCATTCCGCCTGTGGCACTGGACGGCCCGTGCCTGTCGATCCGCAAGTTCCGCCAGGACATGCTCAAGAGTGCCGACCTGCTGGCCACCCGCGCCATCGACCAGCACATCTTCGACTTCTTCGAGCGCGCCGTGGGCAAACGTTGCAACATTCTGGTCAGCGGCGGTACCGGCACCGGCAAGACCACCCTGCTGAACATCCTCAGCCAGATGATCGCGCCCCGCGAACGCCTGGTGACCATCGAAGACGTCGCCGAACTGAATTTGCACCATCCCCACGTGGTGCGCCTGGAAACCCGCCCGCCGAATGCCGAAGGGCATGGCGAAGTCAAAGCCAGCGAACTGATCCGCAACGCCCTGCGCATGCGGCCCGACCGCATCATCCTGGGTGAGATACGCGGCAGCGAAGTGCTCGACGTGCTCACCGCAATGAACACCGGCCACGATGGCTCGATGAGCACGGTGCACGCCAACACCGCCCAGGATGCGCTGCTGCGCCTGGAAACCCTGGTCGGCCTGAGCGGCCGGCAGATTGCCGAAAAGACCATGCGGCAAATGGTTTGCGCGGCGCTGGATGTGGTGATCCAGCTGACCCGCCTGCCCGATGGCCGACGCTGCGTCAGCGAGGTGCTGGAAGTGGTCGGCGTGCGCGATGAGGTGTACGTGACCAACACCCTGTTCCGCCTCGATCGTCGTGGCGGCGATACCTTTCTGCGCGAAGCCCCCAACCCGGCAGGCAGCAAGCTGCACGCAGAGGGCCTGCTGTGA
- a CDS encoding Flp family type IVb pilin translates to MKLFILHCMNFLHRKDGASGIEYAVIATMVAVVLAAFVGDISTAVNATFTTIKNAL, encoded by the coding sequence ATGAAACTGTTCATTTTGCACTGCATGAACTTCCTGCATCGCAAGGACGGAGCATCCGGTATCGAATACGCGGTCATCGCGACGATGGTTGCAGTGGTGTTGGCCGCATTCGTCGGGGACATCTCCACGGCCGTCAACGCCACCTTCACCACGATCAAAAATGCCCTTTGA
- a CDS encoding tetratricopeptide repeat protein: protein MKTILLCASLVLLTGCAGQQPEGLRQLFATASCSKPDADQQLALNLADEMLNDGRPHASLAHLQQLPDTFDQVRLRKAKVSRLLGLSEAEPLYRSLLGGCLAAEGEHGLGQLASARGDDVQALQNLQRAVRLAPTDERVRNDLGVVLMNLGRYDQARFELLTAIELKDDNTLSAVNLVTLALVQDNWQQATDLVGRLQLKAGQFAEAQARAGKIKAGGRGPIASARAPDMMVN from the coding sequence ATGAAGACAATCCTGTTGTGCGCAAGCCTGGTGTTGCTGACCGGATGCGCCGGGCAACAGCCCGAAGGCCTGCGCCAGTTGTTCGCCACCGCCAGTTGCAGCAAGCCGGACGCCGACCAGCAACTGGCACTGAACCTGGCAGACGAAATGCTCAACGACGGGCGCCCGCACGCCAGCCTTGCCCACCTGCAGCAACTGCCGGACACCTTCGACCAGGTGCGCCTGCGCAAGGCCAAGGTGTCACGGCTGCTTGGCCTCAGCGAGGCCGAGCCCTTGTACCGCAGCCTGCTCGGCGGTTGCCTGGCTGCCGAAGGCGAGCACGGCCTGGGCCAACTGGCATCGGCCCGCGGTGACGACGTACAGGCCCTGCAAAACCTGCAACGCGCCGTACGGCTCGCGCCTACCGACGAGCGGGTGCGCAACGACCTTGGCGTGGTGCTGATGAACCTGGGGCGCTATGACCAGGCGCGCTTCGAGTTGCTGACGGCAATCGAACTGAAGGACGACAACACGCTGTCTGCGGTCAACCTGGTGACCTTGGCGCTGGTGCAGGACAACTGGCAGCAGGCCACCGACCTGGTCGGCCGGCTGCAGCTCAAAGCCGGGCAATTTGCCGAAGCCCAGGCGCGGGCCGGCAAGATCAAGGCCGGCGGCCGAGGCCCCATTGCATCGGCCAGGGCCCCGGACATGATGGTCAATTGA
- a CDS encoding DUF3613 domain-containing protein, whose protein sequence is MIRYVMLLACCLGSATLMAEEYPRHAAADETATERLLRVQSSGEQASTRLQVQTARERDQSMQRWLDTYKYEIPDFYRWTKMTERNN, encoded by the coding sequence ATGATCAGGTACGTGATGCTACTGGCCTGCTGCTTAGGCAGCGCGACGTTGATGGCCGAGGAATACCCGCGCCATGCCGCTGCGGATGAGACGGCCACCGAACGGCTGTTGCGCGTGCAGTCCAGCGGCGAGCAGGCATCCACGCGCCTGCAGGTGCAAACCGCGCGGGAGCGTGACCAGTCCATGCAGCGCTGGCTGGATACGTACAAGTACGAAATCCCCGACTTCTACCGCTGGACCAAGATGACAGAGCGGAATAATTAG
- a CDS encoding type II secretion system F family protein — translation MTGPVLLALSPLLLGVALLLLRRGLYKRQEERILQRLGRAFSIVRNGTARREWLDALLQRAGLGAIDFEPQRWLLAWLAVVLLALIVAGWVAALMLLVGLPTLAYLILSWQSRRRMRQIVDQLPSLLDYSVRSLKAGRTLNDAVLGGIDSSRDPLRSAMARVRRNVQLGVALEDAVSELAELHQQDELRLFALGLRINQRYGGNASELMENLIKLIREREQGARQLKAMTGETRITAIILGSLPLAMVGYFMMANPHYLLAMWRDSSGQMMLLLAFALQVLGCLVLWRMMRSL, via the coding sequence GTGACCGGCCCCGTGCTGCTGGCACTGTCCCCGCTGTTGCTGGGCGTGGCCTTGCTGCTGCTGCGCCGTGGCCTGTACAAGCGGCAAGAAGAGCGCATCCTGCAACGCCTGGGGCGGGCGTTCAGCATTGTGCGCAATGGCACCGCCCGGCGCGAATGGCTCGACGCCCTGCTGCAACGCGCCGGTTTGGGGGCTATCGACTTTGAGCCACAACGCTGGTTGCTGGCGTGGCTGGCCGTGGTGCTGCTGGCGCTGATCGTTGCCGGCTGGGTGGCCGCCTTGATGCTGCTGGTCGGCCTGCCGACCCTGGCGTACCTGATCCTGAGCTGGCAAAGCCGCCGGCGGATGCGGCAAATCGTCGACCAGTTGCCCAGCCTGCTGGACTACAGCGTTCGCAGCCTAAAGGCCGGCCGCACCCTCAACGACGCGGTGCTGGGCGGTATCGACAGCAGCCGCGACCCCCTGCGCTCCGCCATGGCGCGGGTGCGGCGCAACGTACAGTTGGGCGTGGCGCTGGAGGATGCCGTGAGCGAGCTGGCCGAACTGCACCAGCAGGACGAACTGCGGCTGTTCGCCCTCGGCTTGCGCATCAACCAGCGCTACGGCGGCAATGCCAGCGAACTGATGGAAAACCTGATCAAGCTGATCCGCGAGCGTGAACAAGGGGCGCGTCAGCTCAAGGCGATGACCGGCGAAACCCGCATTACCGCGATCATTCTCGGGTCGTTGCCGCTGGCCATGGTCGGCTACTTCATGATGGCCAACCCGCATTACCTGTTGGCCATGTGGCGCGACAGCAGCGGCCAGATGATGCTGTTGCTTGCCTTTGCCCTGCAGGTGCTCGGTTGCCTGGTGCTGTGGCGAATGATGAGGAGCCTGTGA
- the cpaB gene encoding Flp pilus assembly protein CpaB: protein MSSRLTLILAAFFLLAALLAGYWGIVLSRPAAVPAPVPPAGEQPVVAVAPPPAAPPEPLRTAVVVLRKALPANTPITEDDVLIERLQVAPAGAYQQTAQVIGRTSARPLAAGTWLDESSFQAGGPLARMIRANERAVAVGVDEVVGAAGQVRPGDYVDVLLFLREEPNNPQSSAQVVLPALRVLSVGEQTGLANDGRPAQTAEEQKARREQASMSGNGTRTVALAVPEAFASRLMLAAQAGTLRLAVRSADEQRLARYWNEPDVKPQVEAANRELYRFSQLSQSPVVNAASLATRNPTPAMHIIRGAQADDTNKTP from the coding sequence ATGAGTAGTCGCTTGACCCTGATACTGGCGGCATTCTTCCTGCTGGCAGCACTGCTGGCAGGCTACTGGGGCATTGTGCTCAGCCGCCCTGCTGCTGTGCCTGCACCGGTTCCCCCTGCGGGCGAACAACCGGTTGTCGCCGTCGCCCCACCCCCCGCCGCTCCACCGGAGCCACTGCGTACAGCCGTCGTCGTCCTGCGCAAGGCACTGCCCGCCAATACGCCGATCACTGAAGACGATGTGCTGATCGAGCGCCTGCAGGTAGCCCCCGCCGGGGCCTACCAGCAAACCGCCCAGGTGATCGGGCGAACCAGCGCCAGGCCACTTGCCGCGGGCACCTGGCTGGATGAGTCCAGCTTCCAGGCCGGCGGCCCGCTGGCGCGGATGATCCGCGCCAACGAGCGCGCCGTGGCTGTCGGTGTGGACGAAGTGGTCGGTGCCGCCGGCCAAGTGCGCCCGGGTGACTACGTGGATGTGTTGCTGTTCCTGCGTGAAGAGCCCAACAACCCTCAGTCCTCCGCCCAGGTGGTGCTGCCGGCCTTGCGCGTGCTCAGCGTCGGCGAGCAGACGGGCCTGGCCAACGATGGCCGCCCGGCGCAGACCGCCGAAGAGCAAAAGGCCCGGCGCGAACAGGCCAGCATGAGCGGCAACGGCACCCGCACGGTAGCGCTGGCAGTACCCGAGGCCTTCGCCAGCCGCTTGATGCTGGCTGCACAGGCCGGCACGTTGCGCCTGGCCGTGCGCAGTGCCGATGAACAACGCCTGGCCCGGTACTGGAACGAACCCGATGTAAAACCGCAGGTAGAAGCCGCCAACCGCGAACTCTATCGCTTCAGCCAGCTGTCCCAGTCGCCGGTGGTCAACGCTGCCAGCCTGGCGACCCGTAACCCCACACCCGCCATGCACATCATCCGTGGCGCACAGGCTGACGATACGAATAAAACCCCCTGA
- a CDS encoding HPF/RaiA family ribosome-associated protein encodes MQIQVNSSNHFESNARLDQWVRSTLQSSLERYEEDLTRIEVHLRDENGAKPGPHDKRCQMEARPKGHQPISVTHTATSVDQAVDGAATKLNHALEHFYGKLRSKRGALELSDPDA; translated from the coding sequence ATGCAAATCCAGGTCAACAGCAGCAACCATTTCGAAAGCAACGCCCGTCTCGATCAGTGGGTCCGCAGTACCCTGCAGAGCTCTCTGGAACGTTACGAAGAAGACCTCACCCGCATCGAGGTTCACCTGCGCGACGAGAACGGCGCCAAGCCCGGACCGCATGACAAACGCTGCCAGATGGAGGCTCGCCCCAAAGGCCACCAACCGATTTCCGTGACCCACACTGCCACTTCTGTAGACCAGGCAGTCGACGGTGCCGCCACCAAGCTCAACCACGCGCTGGAACACTTCTACGGCAAGCTGCGCAGCAAGCGCGGCGCCCTGGAACTGAGCGACCCGGACGCCTGA
- a CDS encoding type II secretion system F family protein, with the protein MALLICALCLFIAASLFGLQVIRQWRARVLVTRRLQGRLTRDERLGDWLQWLGNSVWGQRLQKFDGESQALLERIGWRRSRQRALFAAVQLGLPLLAVALTLLLQQGFKGSAAAGWMVWPLCALGVGYLLPKRLLAVAAARRQRRIAEEVSLMIPLLRILFETGLAVEQALRVLSHEGRTLIPHISAELRQVLQRVDSGMALGPELEKVARLLAVDEFTDTCVILRQLLTQGSGAMKSLQALKALLDDRRLTRLQERVSMMSAKMSAVMMVFLFPALLIVLAGPGFSALARALSP; encoded by the coding sequence ATGGCCTTGCTGATCTGCGCCCTGTGCCTGTTCATCGCCGCCAGCCTGTTTGGTCTACAGGTTATTCGCCAATGGCGAGCGCGGGTACTGGTGACCCGACGTCTGCAAGGGCGACTGACCCGCGACGAACGCCTGGGCGACTGGCTGCAGTGGCTGGGCAACAGCGTGTGGGGGCAGCGGCTACAGAAATTCGACGGCGAAAGCCAGGCCCTGCTTGAGCGGATCGGCTGGCGCCGCAGCCGCCAGCGCGCCCTGTTTGCCGCTGTTCAGCTGGGCCTGCCGCTGCTGGCCGTGGCGCTGACGCTGTTGTTGCAACAGGGGTTCAAGGGCAGCGCCGCGGCCGGCTGGATGGTCTGGCCATTGTGCGCACTGGGCGTCGGTTACCTGTTGCCCAAACGCCTGCTGGCCGTGGCTGCGGCCCGTCGCCAGCGGCGCATCGCAGAAGAGGTCAGCCTGATGATCCCCTTGCTGCGGATTCTCTTCGAGACCGGCCTGGCCGTTGAACAGGCACTGCGCGTGCTGAGCCACGAAGGCCGGACGCTGATCCCGCACATCAGCGCAGAGCTGCGCCAGGTGCTGCAGCGGGTGGATTCGGGCATGGCGCTCGGCCCGGAACTGGAAAAGGTCGCCCGGTTGCTGGCTGTGGATGAGTTCACCGATACCTGCGTGATCCTGCGCCAGTTGCTGACACAAGGCAGCGGCGCGATGAAGTCGTTGCAGGCACTGAAGGCGCTGCTCGACGACCGTCGCCTGACCCGTCTGCAAGAACGGGTATCGATGATGTCGGCAAAGATGTCGGCAGTGATGATGGTGTTCCTGTTTCCGGCCTTGCTCATTGTCCTTGCCGGGCCAGGCTTTTCTGCATTGGCGCGGGCGTTGAGCCCATGA